The sequence below is a genomic window from Trichocoleus desertorum ATA4-8-CV12.
CCTCATATTCTATTTTTAGCTGGGACACTATGTGGCAATTTTGACCACATGAACACTAGTCCCTTGTATGGATTCAAAGTTTTAGATATTGGCTGTGGTGCTCTTTCCTCTTATGCACCTTCTCCAGATGGTGAAGACTTACTAGTGCACTTCTACAACGATCACCCACCGATCGCAGCCGAAATTCTGCAAATTCTAGGGGCACAAGTCACTGGAATTGAACCCAGACCGCACAACAAACAGGAATACTCGCACCCCCTTTCCTACAAGCACAAAGTCATGGAATTCTCGGAGATTGGCGATTGGTTGCCATCTGTCGAAGAAAAATTTGATGTCATCGCTTGCTTGCACTTGTTTAGTCGTCCCGACTTCCTCTATACCTACAGTTCACCCAAGGAAATCACTCACTTCTTCCGTAACTTCAGAAAAGCAATTTCGCCTCAAGGATTGCTATATACCAGCGTACCCCTATTACCTGCTTCACTAGAAAATCAGGAAATCAACCAACAGATTTTCCGAGAGGCTGGTTTTAAGGTAATTTATGAAGGCTATTACTGGATTTTGGAGCCTGTTTAGACCTAAGTTAAGTTTGAGAATTTAGGGGTTGAGGCGATCGCCCGTTTCCACATCAAACCAGTGGATCGATTCCCAGGGCAAGGCGAGACTCACCACCTCACCATCCCACTTATGATCCGCTGGTAATAAAGCCCGGAGCCTAATTTCGTGAGATTGCTGGTGCTGCACGCGGACACTTAGCAAGTTCTGCATTCCCAGATTCTCTACCAGGAAAATCTTGCCCTGCACCATTGCAGCTTGAGGAGCTTCGGTTTGAGCTAAGGTAACATGTTCGGGTCGAATGCCCATCGAGATTTGCTTGGGGGCCGCAATGCCTGTGGGTAAAGGAATTTTGGTGTCTCCCAACAAGGCATAATTGCCTTGACAAGGCAGAGTCAGCAAGTTCATCTGCGGACTACCGACAAACCCCGCCACAAACTGGTTGGCGGGATGGGTGTAGATGCGCTGAGGGGACGCAAGCTGTTGGACAGAACCGTTAGAAAGTACGGCCACCTTGGTCGAAAGCGTCATGGCTTCCGTTTGGTCGTGAGTCACATAGACAACCGGAGTATTTTGGGTTTCAAACAGTTGCTTCAGCTCAGCTCGCACATGCTCCCGGAGTAAAGCATCCAAGTTACTCAGTGGCTCATCAAGTAAAAATACATCCGGTCGGCGGACTAAAGCTCGTGCTACAGCCACCCGTTGTCGCTGACCGCCAGAGAGCTGTCCTGGCTTTCGGCTCATCAGCTCCTCTAGGCCCAATACATGAGATACCTCACTAATGCGCTGGCGAATTTCCTCACCGGAGAGCTTGCCCCGGAGTTTCAAGCCAGAAGCAATGTT
It includes:
- a CDS encoding class I SAM-dependent methyltransferase yields the protein MNTSPLYGFKVLDIGCGALSSYAPSPDGEDLLVHFYNDHPPIAAEILQILGAQVTGIEPRPHNKQEYSHPLSYKHKVMEFSEIGDWLPSVEEKFDVIACLHLFSRPDFLYTYSSPKEITHFFRNFRKAISPQGLLYTSVPLLPASLENQEINQQIFREAGFKVIYEGYYWILEPV
- a CDS encoding ABC transporter ATP-binding protein, producing the protein MATLELQNLNKTYTPKIVPVKDVSLSVEEGEFLTLLGPSGCGKSTILRLIAGLEAPTRGNISIGGRDVSRMSPGDRNIAMVFQSYALYPHLTVYDNIASGLKLRGKLSGEEIRQRISEVSHVLGLEELMSRKPGQLSGGQRQRVAVARALVRRPDVFLLDEPLSNLDALLREHVRAELKQLFETQNTPVVYVTHDQTEAMTLSTKVAVLSNGSVQQLASPQRIYTHPANQFVAGFVGSPQMNLLTLPCQGNYALLGDTKIPLPTGIAAPKQISMGIRPEHVTLAQTEAPQAAMVQGKIFLVENLGMQNLLSVRVQHQQSHEIRLRALLPADHKWDGEVVSLALPWESIHWFDVETGDRLNP